The stretch of DNA AATCGTGATAGTGTATATGGAATACGATTAATTTAGAGGACCGCTCCGGGGCCGCCGGAggttccaccggatgtcccccATTTTCGtccagatgtccgtcaccttccgctttctttgtgttggcgttctaacctccggtggatttctgaggactatggttaactgctcctcagatctctgcagggtatatccagacagctagctagaccatctgtccagtctgagttttctgttgcacgactacaactacttttgaatgtacacacgttccaccaaaacaagttccttccagaggctattttgcagagacaccgtACCTGCGTCCAGAGCtgagcaccgcccatgacgattgttatttgtttaaagaaatgccaataaaccagagcacgtttttcttccaagccggaatgctgtgtggactagccagaccttcctccgcagcgctgtggaggaaggtctggcaatgcaagactagaaTCGGGATAACCTGGCTCATGAAAACCTCTTCTTGTCTTGTCGACAGGAAATCCTCTGAGCCTGCAGCAGCTTTGTCGAATCACTGTGAGGCTGAGGCTTGGTATCAAAGCCTCGGAGGCCATAGGCCAGCTGGACATATCCCACCGCATCCACAGCTACCTCCAGTACTGTGATCATCCTGCATCACTACAGAGGGACACGTGGACAGATTCATAAGCCTCAATGAGAGACTGGTGTTTGATTTCaggtataataaaaaaaagaagcactgTGGACAATATCTGCTAATTGCAAATATATCAGGTGGTCAATCAGGAATTAAGGTTCATAGGGCCGTTCAAATTATCTCATTTAAATTGGCAGCAAATATAGGAATTGTTTCTCAAAATCATTTGTCGTTTCTCAAAATCATTTGTGTATACAAAATGTTgccaaaataaagaaatgattattcccaaactcttttttttcttgttcccAGTTGTAGACCATACTTAATATTTCCATATGTGAGAATTGGAATATTTTGATCATTATAATTTATCCAGTATTGAAAAGCATACTAAAAGGTCCTAGTTTATCTACAAGAGAAAACAAGATGTTCTATGGGTTCAATGTCTGAGTTTCAGAAAGTACAAAGATTCAAATCTAAGTTAAATCTTTGATGTAAGAGGTCTTACAAAATGAACTCCTTTAGCCTTAGGTGGAATTGGAAAAAGCAGTAACTTAACTACAACGTTACTTGTGTATTTTTCCAACATATGTTTTCTCTTTAAGGGTGATGGGAAACAAACTGAAGTGAGATAatgtattattgttttattttagtgtAAAAACTACAAGTCCCGGCATGCGCTTTGAGTTCCAGTTATGTCACGTGACTCCCGCCGCATGTAAACATTAAACGACGCGGCTGGTTACAAACATATCTGCGTCTGCTTAAACGTTGTTAATTTGTCCCGGAGAGGGagtaaaaaaacagacaggatGGAAATTGAAAATGCTCGTCCATATTTCTTTGGAGACATCGGTGAGTATGAAATAAAGACAATATGGCCGGTGAAACTATCGCTTTTTCggctctcttaatacatccatgctcctgACCCAGTTTAACGGAGGCATGTAGCTAGCCGTGTTAGGTCTGTCACAGCtggaatgctaacatgctagcaACCCCAGAATGTTTTACTGTAGCTAGCTGTCACCAACTGCTGTACAGTATTGTAAACTGTATTAGCTAGCTATAAGCATGTCTTCCTccttttttacatttgtgtcactGCAGACGTTGCTTGGTGAAATACAAATTAGGAGGTGTATCTTTATACAGTATAAgttataggctactgtataagTGATCAACACATTGTATGTTTCGGGGGCGAGTGTGAGTCGATGGCCCGGATTCGAATCCGACCGGTGgctctttgctgcgtgtcatcttttctctcccctttcctaaCTATCTacactatttaataaaaaaaagcccccaaaaatgatctttaaaaaaaacattgtatgtTTGTGTCCACTTGAAATTTGAGGTGAATATCTAGATTGTCAACACaaataatacatataatatacaatataaatgtaggtTAAAATCATAGCTCTCAATCTACAGTATTTCAGGAGACATTTACTAGAAATAGTTTTTCTAAGACGTGATAGTAGAgacaataatgataataatatacTGTACTACTGCCAAATACATAATTTATAGAGCAACATTAATACATTCTGCTAAATGATGTTTACATTAAGACCGTTATAGCACAGCTACAAGAAAAAGTGAACAGACTACACAATTAAGATGTATATTTATTCTCCATACTACAAGAACTACAATgggtgaaaatgtaaaatacaatagaatagtctttattgtcattggacATGTACAATAGATTTGGATGCAGTTCTTTCAGTGCAAAACATCAGCAAAAGTGCAAAACAGGTGAATAAATAAAGAAGAGCCTCTAAAAGacactataaaaatatataatatacatactaAAACACAGACCTACCACACatttagagctgggcgatatggagaaaatgaataaTGGCTTTCGGATAAAAACTGTTTCTGAGTCTGAGAGAGTTTCTGTGGATGAGATGGATTTTTTAGTATGGTCCGGGCTTTTTTTGAGGCAGCGGGAACTGTAAAGATCATCCAGGGAGGGCAGAGTAGAGTTCTATTCCTTTCTAAAACATAGGTGACAATACTGACTTCAACCCTGCAGGCTGCTGGTCAGAGAGAACAGAGGTGCACAAGGCGGCGTCCCTCGGCCAGACCTCCCAGCTGCAGCGTCTCATCCAAAGCGGAGCTTCAGTCAATGTGGTGGCGGTGGACTCCATCACGCCGCTGCACGAGGCCTGCGTCCGCGGACAGGCCCAGTGTGTCCGGCTGCTGCTGGATGCTGGAGCCCAGGTGAGCCGGGGACACAACACATGCCTATCTGCCATATCATGGgggacttaaaaaaaacaaaaaacagctagCCTTTGAATATTAGGCCTGTAAcgattattacataattgtccgattgcaatattttttaagtaatcgccgtttctttgtttaactgcaAATGAATTgccaacattagctaaggtcttaaggcgTGTGACTGTTAATGgtaattgtcatttttatgttgatttaagaaagaaatacaatgttttatgaaaataaagagTCGTAGTTTACTTTAGAGGCTGTGTACCTGTCGTATTACAtcatctgggtcacatgacagtgatataaccaaaagacgtatcctgggattcattcaaaacttttttgaatttaaaatttgtttgaaaaataaatacatcaataaatatttttaaatttgactggaagagacaattatattgttggtcgcaattatttctgagacagtTGTACAGTGAAATTTTGAttcttacatttcattcattaaaAATTATCAGTCAGGAACCATGGTGTTGGGATTATATCGCAGCGaacactagggctgctcgattatggaaaacaacgtaatcacaattattttggtcaatattgaaatcacgaatTTCTAACACAATTCcttattgacttttggaaagatgttgcattgtaaaaaacattcaaaatacCTTGAACCTGGAAATTTCCCTTCATGCATTCCCTTATTTGAACTTTCTTTTCATTCAGaagacaagacaaaataagagtttacttgcaaaacttaATGTGCAAGAAATTATTGTTTATCTCGATCCTTGGGAGCGGAAATTGCTTTAaaaattgcacagccctagtgaaCACAGGATTATGTAgaacaataaatacatgtagttaaaaaaaaaaagacataggaAAAACATAGAACATTTTAGACCAATTAAGTGAATGGGGAGAAGCAATTTGGTTCTGTAGGAAGAGGTTGAAGTATTTGTATGTAACCCTGTGTCCCGTAATGCATCTCAGGTGGATGCGAGGAACGTAGACGGGAGCACCCCGCTGTGTGACGCCTGTTCAGCTGGTAGTTTGGAGTGTGTTAGGCTCCTGCTGGATCATGGCGCCAAGACCAACCCCGCCCTCACCTCCCGCACGGCCTCGCCCCTCCACGAGGCCTGCATGGGAGGTGAGTGCCTCCGCTCTCTCCACATGGGAGTTTTGGTGAAGCttaacgttcttttttttttttttttttaaatggcgcAATATTCTCTTGCCATTCTTCAGGAAATGCTGACTGTGTGAAGCTCCTGATCGCCATGGGTGCTTGCCTGGAGGCATACGACCTTTACTACGGGACCCCGCTGCATGTGGCTTGTGCTAACGAACACACAGACTGTGTTAAAGAGCTGCTCAATGCAGGTGAGCGTCAGTGCAGAGCAGGATGGGGGAATGTTGCATGGCTTTATATTTGCTTCTTGTTTGTATGTTTacttgcctgataaccgataaagtgaATGAATTaaagtgttctactttggctcggctacagctctgtgtctgtccctctgctccgGTTTCTCtccccactgagtctgacttaatgtcccccTCCACACACTAGTTTGTTTTGACCCAATCGCAcacacaccgtcctgctgccacaaacactcactagagcaccaaatgtggattaatccacCGCTGAAAATAATCCCCAAGAAATTTTCTCCTGTTTGAGTCACGTTTGATTAAAAACTACAATGACCAACCGTTTTTGGAggctatatatacatatatatatacatatatatatacatatatatatatatatatatatatatatatatatatatatatgtatgtatgtatgtatgtatatatatgtatatatatatatgtgtgtgtgtgtgtgtgtgtgtatatatatatatatatatatatgtgtatatatatatatatatgtgtatatatatatatatatatgtgtgtgtgtatatatatatgtatgtatgtatgtatatgtatatctatatatgtatatatatgtgtatgtgtatgtatatatatatgtatgtatgtatatatatatatatatatacatacatacatacatattatatatatatacatatatatatatatatatatatatatatatatatatatatatatatatatatatatatatatatataaaatacaatgttttatgataagaAAGAGTCATAGTTTACTTTAGAGGCTGTGTACCTGTTGTATTACATCATCTGGGTGACATGacagtgatataaccaaaagacgtatcctgggattcattcaaaacttttttgaatttaaaatttgtttgaaaaataaatacatcaataaatatttttaaatttgactggaAGAGAcaatgtatatgtgtatatatatatatatatatccctgcCATTGTTAGGTTTAGGTGCAGCATTAGAGCCATTTTTGGCACCACCTAAGCCTAATGAATGTAACTAAaggacttttctcagatctagtgattgtagttggacttctttagcaaatctcgtctttaagctttttaagtgttatttattgattatcTGTTCTAGCTTTTTACAATGtttcagacacagatatggaAATAATAACGGTCCCAAATGATGTGAAAACGAGTCACAAAGCTAGCTAGCCACCTCCGCCAAATACATGTGACtattttttaaaaagattaCCATCTTAGAAGGAACCAATGGCCAGACGGACAGGTtagggaagtcagaaagtatttGGAGACGGACAAACACATTGGTggtttttggtcttttcatgagaTTTAATTAGAATAAAAACATCACCAGACTTATCCTTCAAGAGCTGCCATTAATGCCCTCTTCCTTTTAGGTGCTAAAGTGAATGCAGCCAGGCTACATGAGACTCCGCTGCACCACGCTGCTAAAAACACACAAGCTGAGATGGTAAAGATACTGGTGGAGTTCGGGGCAAACGTCTACGCCCGAGATCAGCACAACAGGAAACCTGTGGATTACACCACGCCCGGCTCTCCCTCTGCAACCTGCCTACACTTTTATGAGAGTAGGTTATTCACAAAAAGGCAGGGCTGCacggaaaacaaacaaaaaataaatccaaataTAGAACATTTCATACACATACTCAAAATAATGCTCCAGAGAAACAATAATaggattttaaataaatgaaaatagtgtTAATAAAAATTGTTTTAGAGGGGATGATTGAACAATATAAAaatttatatacattataattaAAAAAGTTCACCGTACAATATgaccattttgtttttgtgtctataAGTTTGAGAGACTTAATATATTCCTTGAATTCACATAAAAAAGCAGTGAAATTGGGCATAACATTTGTtttgcatttacatttacaagtcAATGAATTCACTGTTCAAATTCtcatgttaaaaaagaaaaaaaagatactcTTACATTCAATACTGATAGTATGATTGTATATGACACAATCTATAATGCATAATTTGAGTCCAAAAAGAAGTTGAATTCATACAATGGTAAAACTAATTGTGTTATAGATTATGGTTCATCATTGCGAAaactgcatttgttttcaatatTTAAGAATTTCGAAAGATCTAGCTTTGTAGGTTATATATTGTGTAAAATATTGACGTGCACTTCTTTAATCTTATTGGTACCATGTCGATCTCCCAGTctgtgtagttgtgtagttgCCTGTAATCCTGTACAACAGTGTAGCGTCAAAGTAGCACCAGTAGATGGCAAGCAAGGATCGCATTTCACTTCCAGGAAATGTCTCAGACAGATGCCACCTGTTGTTTACCATGATACTTATATACAGAATATACCAATGGTCATGTATATAGGTTAGCCACTGGAGTAACTGGATGCATGAGAAGGTGCTGATTTACACTTCTTGATTCCACTAACTGTGCTTAATATAGAAAGTGGAGCACAGTGTGAGACAAGGCAAGGTTTAGCCTTTAAAGACAGGGTAGGAAAATATATTTTGAGATGGGTATCGCCAGTGATTTCCCGAATGGATTTGATTTCAAATCATAAGGTCCCCGATTCGATAtcagttaggtttagggaaaTATCggttacaataccaatttttGCTTGGGTATAAAAGAGATTTCTCAGAGAACTTATACTGTAcattgtacaagcaagaagcaacgctcaaatatattttataatgcACAAGCACCAGgctaatgtttacattaagaattgacCCCCAAAAATGTTAGTTTAAAGTCCTTTTTCCTGATCAGTACTAACATTATATTAACATATTCAACATTTTAAAGATTGATTGCAGTATTTTATTAATCCATTACAGATCACTGACATTTTTAATTGgagaatcgattattttaacCTAGCCCTAATTTACATTAAAAGAATAATTATATGATAATATCATACAGTACTTTCCAAAACCCCGCAGTTACATTTAGTATCCACTCTTGATCAGAATACTCCAGTTACACCCAGTTTTGGATCCAGTTTTAGCTTCTTGATGTTGCAATCCATATTCCACACCAATTACTCATTGAAAGGAGGAAAAATTCTgactaaaaaagtcataaaaagaacCATGTCCAGGCACTCAAGGTTGgttacaaaaagtgataaaaggttTTATTTAACAGGGCAATACATTGCATTTTTAATGTCTTGCCCTGTTAATTAAAGGtattttcttactttttaaCCTTGAGtgcctttttaatgactttttttactcaTAATTCTTCTTCCTTTCCGTCTACTTTATTTCCTTCCATGAGCACCGGTGGTAAAAGGATACCAGAAGCGCTCCTGCCACTTTTTTCTTTCACTGGAACAATGAgtaataggtggaatgctgttctacagcattccacctattgttattcgtttttttattattcttagttttattattattccgtacgttttttggctctccgtaacttctgcatactttcacctatttaaaccattccacttttcaaatgttcagctctttcagctaatgattggacttcttcaactttttttctactatttatactttttaaaatattcagctttttaacacttttttttaacattaaagtcaatgagaggcgccttcaactccttaaaatcttcttccgctcccaaaagattcagctccttcatactttcacctacagacgccaaacaaactttaaaatgttcacaaaatattcagctatccaaacgtatcttttcagtttgatatcttttacagtttttgtgaaaaagctgtttaagtttagtgatcatttcaggaaattttatcgattaaacagagtgtgtattgcgctgcttagagtgatgatgtcatcatccagagtgtgaagcttcgaaaaaattatcttagttccttctcTAAAAACTGCTCTCTCGCCctcaatatctacttgtcatacacaattcatacatcaaaacgtaggtatttttgtctagtttcagaaaatctgctcagtgttGTGATacaccttttacttttggctggttgagcttccaaacgaCAAGAGTAACACAACTCCCGTCATtcactctcctgtataactttctttgcatttcccagcgaaacgcacagcgaaccacttttttaaatcgctgatatgaccacatttttatgtttatccatataaattttataccatTACGtgcacaaaggccttgtggtgctcaggatgacgtcatttgaccGATAGCAGTAATAGTTTGTGCAgtctgaggctttgtttgagagcttgctctcagtgtctgaagtgctgcggtgggctacaggagacattaagagcaggtgcggTCGTgaacagatcaaagagatgtttataaacatggcccccaggcccttagtaaccatgacaaccctttcacagacagtctactgattactccaggcttgctgtaggagtcaactaactagactaactatgatcatcaggctatatcatttgcgttccacttctgtctgtctgtttgtctgtctgtctgtctatctccttatctgtctgtctctccctccctctgtctctccctccctccatccttctcaatctctctctccttccatcactccttctctgtctctctctctccctcccttcctctctctcactccctcctgtctcactctctttctctatgcctccctccctccttctttctcttttctctgtcttcctccctcttctgttcccctccttccttccttcagtcttccccttccttctctccctccctctgtctctccctccctccatccttctcaatctctctctccttccatcactcctctctctttctctgcctcccttcctctctctcactccctctctcccttcctccttctgtctctccctccagggtcatttgtgatttgtgatttcatccatgtatattatgttatatatgtttcttttcaggcaatatatccacctctcagctctttagggtcatgcttgtttgttctacacaatggatatggctgataataatacaaagtctttaaactttcagcctttttaatcaattttagtcaaagttgctctcttcctcaatgtttctatctttcctctctttttcctctcctctttttcctctctctctccttctctctttcctctctttcttcttgttaagccccattcttttcacctaatatatttcacatctcatctcagctagatttatGCTGTTtctatatctgataataataaaaatatttcttccagcttttctaacaaGCTCTTCACTTATGtaggtaatgcagtttagcttccaactctgaaatttgccagatgtttcagcagtgcaatgcaatgcatttgagctttaagatttttcatacaatttgtttcatatttctgcatatgtgagtcattatctgttagaaaatctactcagacctcacaatgttctacacattttgtcattattcaacctttaaagcaaacagttcagtttagcatcaaCTTTTAGctgtttaatgaaattcatacttcttaaaacgatttccactttttcaactattcttcaacttcagctaaagacctcacaatgttctacatattttgtcatttttcaacttttatagccaacaattcagtttagcgtcaactttgaactttttaacgatttccactttttcaactattctcactatttcaacttcttcttacagatttaagctattcatccagttagctttagcaattcagcaattcagcattcccacgcattttctgcaggaaatgcattttctagttactCATTGTTCCACAATATTTTGTGGAACACTTCTGTCTaactctttttgttgttgttgttgctgttgttgttgttctgtccATAGCCACCCCCATGAACCTGCAGCAGCTCAGCAGGTTGGCAGTGAGGAAGACGCTGGGAACCAGAGCTCTGGAGGTCATCATTCAACTCAACGCACCAAAACTCATCATCAGCTACCTCTGCTATCAGTGAGTGGCACCCGGAGGACGACTAGTCCTGGGAGAAAAACACAGCAAAGGTGCCACTGTGTTAGACATGATTATAGTAGACACACTGCTTAGTCATAAGCACAAAGCTtctcttaaagctgcactttgACCTCAAGACTTGGGGGCTGAGACAGAGATGAGTATCCCAGCTCCTCTGTTGGAATTGTTGAAGTTCTGGATTTGCCCAAAATGAAATTAATTCGTTGTGTTTGCACTCTATTGACGTTGTCGTTCGGTTCCGGATGTGGATCGTGGATCCGGACCTTTGAGGAGCCCCCGTCTATGATGCAAACATACATACTGACACAGGAAATGATAATCCCACAATAGAAACCCAAATTGTCTCCTTaacagcagcttcttgtggaaaaAGCTGCTCTTGCCACAGCTCCCTTTTGGTTTCCTTCACTGTAAACTGTCACGGTCACTAGCTTGGGTTGATAAACATGAGCACGCCGTGTTAAGATGATTTCTTTGCAGCAAAGTGCAGcatataaaagtcataaacaGCATTTCATGTTTAAATAAATAGAAGCGTAACTTGCACTACAAGAAAAGAGCGTACTTCTAATATGAGAGAtcattttagatgttttttttttcttcatttgaaCTAGAGAACAAGTGTCAAAGCTCagggagaggaagaagacaAATGGCATTGGTTTTTGGtcgagatggtccgataccgattccgatacctgaacttgcgtatcggacGACACCGAGtgctgatccgataccagtgtgtcatatattttattatgattTAACGGCTgtatactaggggtgggaatcaccagaggcctcacgatacgatatcatcccgatacttatgccacgatacgatattattgcgattttaaacatattgcaatattttgcgatatattgcaatgtattacctttttccaacttcagattttccccaatttcaaatgatgtcccgaaaaggacaattttgtcaacatctgttttatctaaaaagatacatttcaatatttggtcatctcacttcaattttattgctgcaaaatgggattgtcaagcagacaaactgaccaacacatatatcataaaagatcgatacttggcatctgtgtatcgatacagtattgccacgaaaaatatcgcgatactatgctgtatcgattttttcccccacccctactgtatactactatccctgtatggatgtgatatgatttctatctttgttgtacggtctggctcaggttgaACTTTtggtgaaacatgaacaaactgaAACAATGAACGCcttagaactttcttttattatccagtttgacagtcagttataaagggaaaaagaacacaaactactttaaagtagattttataAACTGCAGTACTTTCAGATACCAACATTTTAGGCTGTATCTGAGTTCTTTTCAGATGTTGGTATCGGGACCAGAACTTATCTAGTTTTTTGGCACCGCAGGCAACATCAGTAGTCATTTTTTTGCTCAACTAAAGGTTTCTGGATTGAATCATGGACTGGCCGGGGAAGTGCATGCATGTCGGCAAACTCGCCGGCGTACCGTAAATGCTGAGTAGCAGTTAAAATGTGAAATGATTGAGACATTGCGTGCTCAGTCAACATTCCCTGGAGAACAAATGGCTGttcccttttaaaaatgtaacctCCAGAGGAATACCAAGCAGTGCTGCTGTTAGTGAAGCTCTCCAGATGCTGCTTGGCTTCATCTCAGATTCCTGTGATTCACACCCCGCGCCTAGTGAAAGCCTTTTGTTTAATACAGACACCGGCGTTTCAAGGAGACCGTGATCCTGGCTGCCTATTTATAGTTTCGCTAAATCTGCCCACAGAGATCGCAAGAGGTCTTAGTATTTTTAGAAGGAAGTACAGGAAGTTGTTTATGAATTCCATAAAGGGCTTCAGATTGCTGTATTGGCTGTCTTCTAAGTTGACCTGATTTGGAAGTTATTTTTCCATTATGATTAACAATATTTCACATTTACAACATAGACATTACACCCCAATTTCATCATCAACACTTACTCAAAGTAATATTAAGACGAGATAACATAACCATAATtattcaatacaatacaataaaatcataacaaaatGAACAGctgtaaaccaaataaacacatgtacaaaatgtgacaaaatagtatcgcattgccagaccttcctccacagcactgcagaggagggtctgcctagtccacacagagaaacatgctctggtttattggcgtttctttaaaccaatcacaatggtcttgggcagCGTTAAGCACctgacggagccacggtgcctctgcaaaatagcctctggaaggaacttgttttggtagaacgtgtacgttcaaaagtagttttagtcgtgcaacagaaaactccgattggacagatagtctagctagctgtctggatttaccctgcagagatctgaggagcagttaaccatagtcctcacaaatccactggaggttagaacgccaacacaaagaaagagggaggtaacgggacatctggcggaaatgaaacgtcgttgaTATGCTAGGTTCATTCTAATATTAGTCTGTAAATACTGTTGAAGCACAGATCTCTCCTCCTTCCCATAGAGCGTTCCCTTTAAAGACTTAAAATACCTGACCCTGATACATAGCTGAAAGCGTTCTACTTCTGGCTCCTCAACAGTAGAAggcactggaaaaaaaacagagaggggAATAGGACAGGCATGCAGGGAATGTCCAGTTATCTAAGATGAGAAATGATCCTTTGCTCCAAAATAGGAATGTTGAACTTCAGGTTGAACAACATGAGTGGTTGGCTTATTTTGAAACCTTTCCTCCTGGTAGTCAGATGAAACGGCACTGGCTGTTCTTTTTGTGTAAGCATTGTCACGTTAAAGGGAATAAAGTCAGGTTCAGTCTGCTCCGATGTTCAACTAAACACCATCATTCATCTGTTTAAGCAACAATTCCTCCAAACCATTCGACGCTATGGGGCTTGTTCCCCCCATGGCTTTTTTCCCAACCCCTTAAAAAACCGG from Perca fluviatilis chromosome 23, GENO_Pfluv_1.0, whole genome shotgun sequence encodes:
- the LOC120553686 gene encoding ankyrin repeat and SOCS box protein 13-like, which translates into the protein MEIENARPYFFGDIGCWSERTEVHKAASLGQTSQLQRLIQSGASVNVVAVDSITPLHEACVRGQAQCVRLLLDAGAQVDARNVDGSTPLCDACSAGSLECVRLLLDHGAKTNPALTSRTASPLHEACMGGNADCVKLLIAMGACLEAYDLYYGTPLHVACANEHTDCVKELLNAGAKVNAARLHETPLHHAAKNTQAEMVKILVEFGANVYARDQHNRKPVDYTTPGSPSATCLHFYETTPMNLQQLSRLAVRKTLGTRALEVIIQLNAPKLIISYLCYQ